A portion of the Microlunatus phosphovorus NM-1 genome contains these proteins:
- a CDS encoding RNA polymerase sigma factor, which translates to MDRFQSLINAVAHRHRLNATDAADVSQAVWTKLVVHLPRLRCALALPGWISVTTARECLGVLADAGRVTTTDPVILAERDNRRHHLLGANDTPDLDDALIRLETARALRDGLAELPGNQRDLLTLLVADPPLSYAQISATLQMPVGSIGPTRARYLTQLRKTAAVRQLLCDRGPVAKSAVAA; encoded by the coding sequence GTGGACCGGTTCCAGTCCCTGATCAACGCCGTCGCCCACCGGCATCGGCTGAACGCGACCGATGCGGCCGACGTGAGCCAGGCGGTGTGGACGAAGCTGGTGGTGCACCTGCCACGGCTCCGGTGCGCCCTGGCCCTACCAGGTTGGATCTCGGTCACCACGGCCCGTGAGTGCCTGGGAGTGCTGGCCGATGCCGGTCGCGTCACCACGACCGACCCGGTCATTCTGGCTGAACGGGACAACCGGCGTCATCACTTGCTGGGTGCGAATGACACGCCCGATCTCGACGACGCTCTGATCCGGCTGGAGACGGCCCGGGCGCTCCGCGACGGTCTCGCAGAGCTTCCCGGCAACCAGCGCGATCTGCTCACTCTGCTGGTCGCCGACCCGCCTCTGTCGTACGCGCAGATCAGCGCGACGCTCCAGATGCCGGTCGGCAGCATCGGGCCCACTCGCGCCCGCTATCTGACCCAGCTGCGCAAGACCGCAGCTGTCAGGCAGCTGCTCTGCGATCGTGGGCCGGTCGCGAAGAGCGCTGTGGCTGCCTGA
- a CDS encoding LuxR family transcriptional regulator, protein MAAGGMAEEALAAQLEAAAWAEFTADSFAVAGNLFLRSAELTPAGGPAARRLVNAAKSIRLSGGVGESYELLCRVLTLTDDPELTRAVRHSMYRISMWRAPTVAGRDALLRLAEEAASVDPGQAIAMLADAALASVEIGDLARARQVSERAIQLTSADRRQPPLGVVGIRAMVLGLCGEAVNVRALLDPRTAEIAAIDPLGSEMADQLSLVISLARLCSEDTDRAAELLERAVAGARERSARRAGRVGTATARWVYLWRGRWSAARASAHEALQLVESTGWANERPSSLATLARIEAVMGLAEECRQHVAESVEGAERMGGRPYIAYAHAALGLLELTQGRYLSAIENLLVLDDLAQDSGLHDTPVLWWSSDLIEAYSHYGLPDEAHRVLVRLERSVADHPIPTAAAVAARSRALLEPENALEHLSQALDWHARAPMPFEEARTRLFLGSVLRRRRQRAESRPHLQASLATFERLGAPDWAARARAELQASGVRQRASEQPVAGFSALTNQELQVALTVARGLSNRQVADQMFLSIKTVEFHLSHVYDKLGIHRRSQLIMLAAAQGQPDVARGDAAR, encoded by the coding sequence GTGGCCGCCGGCGGGATGGCGGAGGAGGCCCTGGCCGCTCAGCTGGAGGCCGCCGCTTGGGCGGAGTTCACGGCCGACAGCTTCGCCGTTGCCGGGAACCTCTTTCTGCGTAGCGCCGAGCTCACCCCAGCCGGAGGGCCGGCAGCCCGGCGGCTCGTCAATGCAGCCAAGAGCATCAGGCTGAGCGGCGGTGTCGGGGAGTCCTACGAGCTGCTCTGTCGAGTGCTCACCCTGACCGACGATCCCGAGCTCACCCGGGCTGTCCGCCATTCGATGTATCGCATCAGCATGTGGCGAGCACCCACCGTCGCCGGCCGTGATGCGCTGCTCCGGCTGGCCGAGGAGGCTGCCTCGGTCGACCCCGGCCAGGCAATAGCGATGCTCGCCGATGCGGCGCTCGCCAGCGTGGAGATCGGCGATCTGGCGAGGGCGCGGCAGGTCTCCGAGCGGGCCATCCAGCTGACCTCCGCCGACCGGCGGCAACCACCATTGGGTGTGGTCGGCATCCGAGCCATGGTGCTGGGCCTGTGTGGAGAGGCGGTGAATGTCCGCGCGCTGCTCGATCCGCGGACAGCGGAGATTGCGGCCATCGATCCGCTCGGCTCCGAGATGGCCGACCAGCTCAGCCTGGTCATCAGCCTGGCTCGGCTGTGCAGTGAGGACACCGATCGAGCCGCCGAACTGCTGGAGCGGGCGGTAGCCGGAGCGCGGGAACGCAGTGCCAGGCGAGCCGGCCGAGTCGGAACGGCAACGGCCCGATGGGTGTACCTCTGGCGCGGCCGCTGGAGCGCCGCCCGGGCTTCGGCGCATGAGGCCCTGCAGTTGGTCGAGAGCACCGGATGGGCCAACGAGCGACCCAGCAGCCTGGCCACGCTTGCCCGGATCGAGGCGGTGATGGGGTTGGCCGAGGAGTGCCGACAGCACGTCGCCGAGTCGGTCGAAGGAGCGGAACGCATGGGCGGGCGGCCTTACATCGCGTACGCCCATGCCGCGCTCGGCCTGCTGGAACTGACCCAGGGCCGCTACCTCAGCGCGATCGAGAACCTCTTGGTGCTGGACGACCTCGCCCAGGACAGCGGACTGCACGACACACCGGTGCTGTGGTGGTCCAGTGACCTGATCGAGGCGTACAGCCACTACGGCCTGCCGGACGAGGCTCATCGCGTACTGGTCCGGCTCGAACGTTCGGTGGCGGACCACCCGATCCCGACCGCCGCCGCCGTGGCGGCGCGTTCCCGTGCGCTCCTCGAGCCGGAGAACGCGCTCGAGCACCTCAGCCAAGCGCTCGACTGGCATGCCCGGGCACCGATGCCGTTCGAGGAGGCGCGGACTCGGTTGTTCCTCGGTTCCGTCCTGCGCCGACGCCGCCAGCGAGCGGAGTCCCGACCCCATCTGCAGGCATCGCTGGCCACCTTCGAACGCCTCGGCGCCCCCGACTGGGCAGCGCGAGCGCGTGCCGAGCTCCAGGCGTCGGGCGTCCGACAACGCGCGAGCGAGCAACCCGTCGCCGGCTTCAGCGCGCTGACCAATCAGGAGCTCCAGGTCGCGCTCACCGTCGCGCGAGGGCTGTCCAACCGCCAAGTGGCAGATCAGATGTTCCTGAGCATCAAGACTGTCGAGTTCCATCTGAGCCATGTCTACGACAAGCTCGGCATCCACCGCCGCTCCCAGCTGATCATGCTCGCCGCGGCACAGGGTCAGCCGGACGTTGCTCGGGGCGATGCCGCCCGATAG
- a CDS encoding peptidoglycan-binding domain-containing protein, which produces MSAVMGRGGMPRQASLAERDVADLCSYLRIERRQFERDQDRYFAALSALLRFHEITVPAETVDAATFRAAVREFQRSVGLEPDGIPGEKTLWELNYSWAMANRLGLVSVELDGADGAQGPRAEPGHGRVAVQVRADMARALGAWQSELLAAGVPLVSDAHGRRRATDEDAFEQPGAAVHLAGLAVDLDPITGMTEQGPIDPEDQPYTITKEGTGWRVWARSWAGTDVQLSAISWASGASCVRQVEGRFLDLTTIAARHGMSPVAPGPGFPTRYQDAAWWHFQYHAGLVPWLSQLGCEVLRLKTNSETALRTNRLLWAERHRIFCCSRHGWGTSLLSTARAELEPQA; this is translated from the coding sequence ATGAGCGCCGTGATGGGGCGCGGTGGCATGCCGCGGCAGGCATCACTCGCCGAGCGCGATGTGGCCGATCTGTGCAGCTATCTGCGGATCGAGCGCCGCCAGTTCGAACGCGACCAGGACCGCTACTTCGCCGCATTGTCGGCGCTGCTGCGCTTCCACGAGATCACCGTGCCCGCCGAGACCGTGGATGCTGCCACCTTCCGCGCCGCCGTCCGGGAGTTCCAGCGATCAGTCGGACTGGAGCCCGACGGCATCCCGGGGGAGAAGACATTGTGGGAGCTCAACTACAGCTGGGCGATGGCGAATCGGCTCGGACTGGTCAGCGTCGAGCTCGACGGTGCCGACGGCGCCCAGGGGCCGCGCGCTGAGCCCGGCCACGGCCGCGTCGCGGTCCAGGTTCGCGCCGACATGGCACGGGCGTTGGGCGCCTGGCAGTCGGAGCTGCTGGCCGCGGGCGTGCCGTTGGTGTCCGATGCGCATGGTCGACGCAGGGCGACCGACGAGGATGCGTTCGAGCAGCCCGGCGCGGCGGTCCACCTCGCTGGGCTGGCTGTGGACCTGGATCCGATCACCGGCATGACGGAGCAGGGACCGATCGATCCTGAGGATCAGCCGTACACGATCACCAAGGAGGGCACCGGTTGGCGGGTGTGGGCACGGTCGTGGGCCGGGACCGATGTCCAACTGTCGGCGATCAGCTGGGCCAGCGGTGCCAGCTGCGTACGGCAGGTCGAGGGCCGGTTCCTGGATCTGACGACGATCGCAGCCCGGCACGGGATGAGCCCGGTGGCCCCCGGTCCGGGCTTTCCCACCCGCTACCAGGACGCTGCGTGGTGGCATTTCCAGTACCACGCCGGGCTGGTCCCATGGCTCAGTCAGCTCGGCTGCGAGGTGCTGCGCCTGAAGACGAACTCGGAAACGGCTTTGCGGACCAACCGCCTCCTCTGGGCCGAGCGGCATCGCATCTTCTGCTGCAGTCGTCATGGCTGGGGCACCTCGTTGCTGAGCACAGCTCGAGCCGAGTTGGAGCCTCAGGCCTAG
- a CDS encoding APC family permease — translation MTAPTPARTADLESHHLRRALSLRHLVFMGLAFMAPLAVFDTFGIVSEATGGHVPLAYLTILVAVVLTALAYSQMVRVLPFAGSAYTYSRETIHPAVGFLVGWAATLDYLFLPMINALLSSIYMSVPLPDVPAWVWIATTVVLTTVTNLVGVRLAANANLVLVGAQVVASLAFLFFLIRGIVTSQNGASVTLTPFVLEDGGAGPLLAGASILALSFLGFDAVTTLAEEARHPKRDIPRAILIIVISAGAFFLAITTAMQLLFPDVSALGSIVAASPEIALYVGGAGFQTFFLVCYMCAVLGCGLTQQLSAARLLYAMGRDGVLPKRVFGFVNGKGTPALAVLVVGAVALVAVFLDLSEAASLINFGAFVAFTSVCVSVVVHHVRTGEVRGAKALLLGIILPSLGALVNLALLLSLDGQSKLVGVSWVVIGLIALLVMTRGFRKPLPQIDLRAADE, via the coding sequence ATGACTGCACCCACCCCTGCCCGGACGGCAGATCTCGAGAGCCACCACCTGCGGCGTGCCCTGAGCCTTCGCCACCTGGTCTTCATGGGTTTGGCGTTCATGGCGCCGCTCGCCGTGTTCGACACGTTCGGGATCGTCTCCGAGGCGACCGGTGGGCACGTCCCGCTCGCGTACCTGACGATCCTGGTCGCCGTCGTGTTGACCGCGCTCGCGTACTCACAGATGGTGCGGGTGCTGCCCTTCGCCGGCTCGGCCTACACCTACTCCCGGGAGACGATCCACCCGGCGGTGGGCTTCCTCGTCGGCTGGGCGGCGACCCTGGACTACCTGTTCCTGCCGATGATCAACGCGCTGCTGTCCAGCATCTACATGTCGGTGCCCCTCCCCGACGTGCCGGCCTGGGTGTGGATCGCCACGACGGTTGTGCTCACCACGGTGACGAACCTGGTCGGCGTACGGCTCGCCGCCAACGCGAACCTGGTCCTGGTCGGCGCCCAGGTGGTGGCCTCCCTTGCCTTCCTGTTCTTCTTGATCCGCGGGATTGTCACCAGCCAGAACGGCGCATCGGTCACGCTGACGCCGTTCGTGCTCGAGGACGGGGGAGCGGGCCCGCTGCTCGCCGGCGCCTCGATCCTCGCTCTGTCGTTCCTCGGCTTCGACGCCGTCACCACCTTGGCCGAGGAGGCCCGGCATCCCAAGCGGGACATCCCACGGGCCATCCTGATCATCGTGATCAGTGCCGGCGCCTTCTTCCTGGCGATCACCACCGCGATGCAACTGCTGTTCCCCGACGTGAGTGCCCTCGGCAGCATCGTGGCTGCGTCCCCGGAGATCGCGCTGTACGTCGGTGGTGCTGGGTTCCAGACCTTCTTCCTGGTCTGCTACATGTGCGCCGTGCTCGGCTGCGGACTGACCCAGCAGCTGAGTGCGGCCCGGCTGCTCTACGCCATGGGTCGTGACGGCGTGCTGCCCAAGCGGGTCTTCGGCTTCGTCAATGGCAAGGGCACGCCGGCCCTGGCCGTGCTGGTGGTCGGTGCGGTTGCACTGGTCGCGGTGTTTCTCGACCTCAGCGAGGCGGCCTCCCTGATCAACTTCGGAGCGTTCGTGGCGTTCACCTCGGTCTGCGTCTCGGTCGTCGTCCACCACGTTCGCACCGGCGAGGTCCGCGGCGCCAAGGCGCTACTGCTCGGCATCATCCTCCCCAGTCTCGGAGCGCTGGTGAACCTCGCCCTGCTGCTGAGCCTGGACGGTCAGTCGAAGCTGGTCGGCGTGAGCTGGGTGGTGATCGGTCTGATTGCCCTGCTCGTGATGACTCGTGGTTTCCGCAAGCCGCTGCCGCAGATCGACCTGCGTGCTGCTGACGAGTGA
- a CDS encoding TetR/AcrR family transcriptional regulator produces MARPNRQLERKQALIEAAQTAVVDRGLVQLSLTDVAKEAGLTRGAILYYFDDLDDLLVETHRAGIQRFCDDRDRLLQVGISPGEQLAIAIDTGLPTGPDDALLRLLYEFDVLAGHSTLHDELVQRMYVRQLATYRGVIDRGVVDGAFAPVIDPGDLAMTLVALEDAYGLHIVAGNAHIDVATARRAMRAAAAGLGCPARG; encoded by the coding sequence GTGGCTCGACCGAATCGTCAACTGGAACGCAAGCAAGCTCTCATCGAGGCGGCGCAGACAGCCGTGGTCGATCGCGGGCTGGTTCAGCTGAGCCTGACGGACGTGGCGAAGGAAGCTGGCCTGACGCGCGGGGCGATCCTCTACTACTTCGACGATCTCGATGACCTGCTGGTCGAGACGCATCGAGCTGGCATTCAGCGGTTCTGTGACGACCGGGACCGGCTGCTGCAGGTCGGGATCTCGCCCGGTGAACAACTGGCGATAGCCATCGACACCGGGCTGCCGACCGGTCCGGACGACGCGCTGCTCCGACTGCTGTACGAGTTCGACGTGCTGGCCGGGCACTCGACGCTGCACGACGAATTGGTGCAACGCATGTACGTCCGGCAGCTCGCCACCTATCGCGGAGTGATCGACAGGGGAGTGGTGGATGGCGCCTTTGCGCCTGTGATCGATCCGGGTGATCTGGCGATGACCCTGGTCGCGCTCGAGGACGCGTACGGGCTGCACATCGTGGCCGGCAACGCGCACATCGACGTGGCTACTGCTCGGCGGGCCATGCGGGCGGCGGCTGCGGGCCTCGGCTGTCCGGCTCGAGGCTGA
- a CDS encoding class 1 fructose-bisphosphatase, whose translation MLTERTTLTQFLIEERRRHPTSSGELNALIHDVALACKAISKRIASGALTGLIGKAGAVNVQGEQQQKLDVVANDIFLAATEWGGHLAGMVSEELDEPYPIPHGYPLGKYLLAFDPLDGSSNIDVNLSVGSIFSILRAPEPGAAAQLEDFLQPGTEQVAAGYAIYGPATVLVVTVGTGVHAFTLDSELGEFFLTRENITIPPTTTEYAVNSSNRRFWEPAVLRYVDECLDGASGPREKDFNMRWVASLVADTHRLLTRGGVFLYPRDLKDPAKPGRLRLLYEANPVAMIIEQAGGAAITGRDRVLDVVPTHLHERIGFIFGSYEEVERIERYHNEPEEDPALLDHPLYGLRGLYRIPS comes from the coding sequence ATGCTCACCGAGCGTACGACGCTCACCCAGTTCCTGATCGAGGAGCGGCGCCGACACCCGACCTCGAGCGGTGAGTTGAACGCTCTCATCCACGATGTGGCGCTGGCCTGCAAGGCGATCTCCAAGCGGATCGCGTCCGGAGCGCTCACCGGCCTGATCGGCAAGGCCGGTGCGGTGAACGTCCAGGGTGAACAGCAGCAGAAGCTCGACGTCGTGGCCAACGACATCTTCCTGGCCGCGACCGAGTGGGGAGGCCATCTGGCCGGCATGGTCTCGGAGGAGCTCGACGAGCCGTACCCGATTCCGCACGGCTACCCGCTGGGCAAATATCTGTTGGCGTTCGATCCGCTCGACGGCTCGTCGAACATCGACGTCAACCTGTCGGTGGGAAGCATCTTCTCGATCCTGCGCGCCCCCGAACCCGGGGCAGCTGCGCAACTCGAGGACTTCCTGCAGCCCGGCACCGAGCAGGTGGCGGCTGGGTATGCCATCTACGGCCCGGCGACGGTCCTCGTCGTCACCGTCGGCACCGGCGTGCATGCGTTCACGCTGGACTCCGAGCTCGGTGAGTTCTTCCTGACCCGCGAGAACATCACCATTCCGCCGACCACCACCGAGTATGCCGTGAACAGCTCCAACCGGAGGTTCTGGGAGCCGGCCGTGCTGCGCTATGTCGACGAGTGTCTGGACGGTGCATCAGGTCCGCGCGAGAAGGACTTCAACATGCGCTGGGTGGCATCGCTGGTCGCCGACACGCACCGCCTTCTCACTCGCGGTGGGGTGTTCCTCTATCCCCGCGATCTGAAGGACCCTGCCAAGCCGGGACGTTTGCGGCTGCTCTACGAGGCCAACCCGGTCGCCATGATCATCGAGCAGGCCGGCGGAGCGGCGATCACCGGGCGCGACCGCGTCCTCGATGTCGTGCCGACGCACCTGCATGAGCGGATCGGCTTCATCTTCGGCTCCTACGAGGAAGTGGAGCGCATCGAGCGCTACCACAACGAGCCGGAGGAGGACCCGGCCCTGCTGGATCACCCGTTGTACGGCCTGCGCGGCCTCTACCGCATCCCGAGCTGA